The Nocardioides sp. S5 genome includes a window with the following:
- the mftC gene encoding mycofactocin radical SAM maturase (MftC is a radical SAM/SPASM enzyme that catalyzes the first two steps in biosynthesis of the electron carrier mycofactocin from the terminal Val-Tyr dipeptide of the precursor peptide MftA.), translating into MTATLTETPPPAVGRLIDQFELGLDAPICLTWELTYACNLACLHCLSSSGRRDPDELDTEEAKALIREFERMQIFYVNIGGGEPTVRPDFWELLDYAVEHHVGVKFSTNGFRITKERAEKLAATDYIDVQISLDGATAEVNDAVRGQGTYDAAMKALANLQAAGMQDFKISVVCTRHNIDQLDEFKAIADSFGAQLRLTRLRPSGRGADVWDELHPLPHQQRQLYDWLVANGEKVLTGDSFFHLAAYGDPLPGLNLCGAGRVVCLVDPVGDVYACPFAIHDRFKAGNIRDLGFDHVWKHAPLFEELRSPQTGGACAKCSAYDNCRGGCMAAKFFTGLPLDGPDPECVKGNAEEALASLDRGALPGSSQDHSHTGTVRNAPVGLTLGATRTRPTSACDESPVAGMV; encoded by the coding sequence ATGACCGCGACATTGACCGAGACCCCGCCGCCCGCCGTCGGTCGCCTCATCGACCAGTTCGAGCTCGGCCTCGACGCCCCGATCTGCCTCACCTGGGAGCTCACCTACGCCTGCAACCTTGCGTGCCTGCACTGCCTGTCGTCCTCGGGTCGCCGCGACCCCGACGAGCTGGACACGGAGGAGGCCAAGGCCCTCATCCGCGAGTTCGAGCGGATGCAGATCTTCTACGTCAACATCGGCGGCGGAGAGCCCACGGTGCGTCCCGACTTCTGGGAGCTCCTCGACTACGCGGTCGAGCACCACGTCGGGGTGAAATTCTCGACCAACGGCTTCCGGATCACCAAGGAGCGGGCCGAGAAGCTCGCGGCCACGGACTACATCGACGTACAGATCTCGCTCGACGGCGCGACCGCCGAGGTCAATGACGCGGTCCGCGGCCAGGGCACCTACGACGCCGCCATGAAGGCGCTCGCCAATCTCCAGGCAGCCGGCATGCAGGACTTCAAGATCTCGGTGGTGTGCACGCGTCACAACATCGACCAGCTCGACGAGTTCAAGGCGATCGCGGACAGCTTCGGCGCCCAACTGCGGCTGACGCGGCTGCGACCGTCGGGTCGCGGTGCCGACGTGTGGGACGAGCTGCACCCGCTGCCGCACCAGCAGCGCCAGCTCTACGACTGGCTCGTCGCCAACGGCGAGAAGGTGCTCACCGGTGACTCGTTCTTCCACCTTGCGGCGTACGGCGATCCGTTGCCCGGCCTCAACCTGTGTGGCGCCGGCCGCGTGGTCTGCCTGGTGGACCCGGTCGGGGACGTCTATGCGTGCCCGTTCGCGATCCACGACAGGTTCAAGGCCGGCAACATCCGTGACCTCGGCTTCGACCACGTCTGGAAGCACGCGCCGTTGTTCGAGGAGCTGCGCAGCCCGCAGACCGGCGGTGCCTGCGCGAAGTGCTCGGCCTACGACAACTGCCGCGGTGGCTGCATGGCGGCCAAGTTCTTCACCGGGCTGCCGTTGGACGGTCCGGACCCGGAGTGCGTCAAGGGCAACGCCGAGGAGGCGTTGGCGAGCCTGGACCGCGGCGCGCTCCCGGGCTCCAGTCAGGACCACTCCCACACAGGCACGGTGCGCAACGCACCCGTCGGACTCACGCTCGGGGCGACCCGGACGCGACCGACGAGCGCGTGCGACGAGAGTCCGGTCGCAGGGATGGTCTGA
- the mftB gene encoding mycofactocin biosynthesis chaperone MftB (MftB, a small protein, is a peptide chaperone that assists the radical SAM enzyme MftC in performing two modifications to the C-terminal Val-Tyr dipeptide of the mycofactocin precursor peptide, MftA. MftB's role is analogous to the role of PqqD in the biosynthesis of PQQ, a cofactor that derives entirely from a Tyr and a Glu in the precursor PqqA.) — protein sequence MIDGEAWQLSPSVELRPEPFGALVYDFSTRRLSFLKTLRLLDVVRRLDGTTDVGHALESAGVGEGERAGYLKALDGLAANGVLIRSAP from the coding sequence ATGATCGACGGCGAAGCCTGGCAGCTGAGTCCGTCGGTGGAGTTGCGACCGGAGCCCTTCGGGGCGTTGGTCTACGACTTCTCGACCCGACGCCTCAGCTTCCTCAAGACCCTGCGCCTGCTCGACGTCGTCCGCCGCCTCGACGGGACGACAGACGTCGGTCACGCGCTGGAGTCTGCGGGAGTGGGCGAGGGGGAGCGCGCCGGCTACCTCAAGGCCCTCGACGGGCTCGCCGCCAACGGCGTACTGATCAGGAGCGCACCATGA
- a CDS encoding aldehyde dehydrogenase family protein: MTVYAQPGTDGSDIEVKSRYGHYIGGEWVDPIKGGYFENISPVNGKPFTEVARGTAEDIEAAIDAAWNAADGWGRSSTTERSNVLLKIADRMEANLESLAVIETWDNGKAVRETINADMPLAIDHFRYFAGALRAQEGGISEIDENTIAYHFHEPLGVVGQIIPWNFPILMAVWKLAPALAAGNAVVLKPAEQTPWSILKLMELIGDLLPAGVLNVVNGFGVEAGKPLASSSRIRKIAFTGETTTGRLIMQYASENIIPVTLELGGKSPNIFFDDVAAEKDAFYDKALEGFTMFALNQGEVCTCPSRALVQRSMYSDFVPDAIARVEAITQGNPLDVTTMMGAQASNDQLEKILSYLDIGKQEGAKVLTGGERNVLEGDLAEGYYVQPTVFEGDNSMRIFQEEIFGPVVSLTSFDDEADALKIANDTMFGLGAGLWTRDGSRAFRAGKAIQAGRVWTNCYHAYPAHAAFGGYKQSGIGRENHKMMLDHYQQTKNLLVSYSPDKLGFF; this comes from the coding sequence ATGACTGTCTACGCCCAGCCCGGAACCGACGGTTCGGACATCGAGGTCAAGAGCCGCTACGGCCACTACATCGGCGGCGAGTGGGTCGACCCGATCAAGGGCGGCTACTTCGAGAACATCTCCCCGGTCAACGGCAAGCCCTTCACCGAGGTGGCGCGCGGGACCGCCGAGGACATCGAGGCCGCCATCGACGCTGCCTGGAACGCCGCCGACGGCTGGGGACGTTCATCGACCACCGAGCGTTCCAACGTCCTGCTCAAGATCGCCGACCGGATGGAGGCGAACCTCGAGTCCCTCGCCGTCATCGAGACGTGGGACAACGGCAAGGCGGTGCGCGAGACCATCAACGCGGACATGCCGCTGGCCATCGACCACTTCCGCTACTTCGCCGGCGCCCTGCGCGCCCAGGAGGGCGGCATCTCCGAGATCGACGAGAACACGATCGCCTATCACTTCCACGAGCCTCTGGGCGTCGTCGGCCAGATCATTCCGTGGAACTTCCCGATCCTGATGGCGGTCTGGAAGCTCGCGCCCGCCCTCGCGGCCGGCAACGCGGTCGTGCTCAAGCCGGCTGAGCAGACGCCGTGGTCGATCCTCAAGCTGATGGAGCTGATCGGCGACCTGCTGCCGGCTGGCGTGCTCAATGTCGTCAACGGCTTCGGTGTCGAGGCCGGCAAGCCGCTGGCGAGCAGCAGTCGCATCCGCAAGATCGCGTTCACCGGCGAGACCACGACCGGGCGGCTGATCATGCAGTACGCCTCGGAGAACATCATCCCGGTCACGCTCGAGCTCGGCGGCAAGAGCCCGAACATCTTCTTCGACGACGTCGCGGCCGAGAAGGACGCCTTCTACGACAAGGCGCTCGAGGGCTTCACGATGTTCGCGCTCAACCAGGGCGAGGTCTGCACGTGTCCGTCGCGCGCGCTCGTTCAGCGGTCGATGTACTCCGACTTCGTGCCCGACGCGATCGCCCGGGTCGAGGCCATCACCCAGGGCAACCCGCTCGACGTCACCACGATGATGGGCGCGCAGGCCTCCAACGACCAGCTCGAGAAGATCCTGTCCTACCTCGACATCGGCAAGCAGGAGGGCGCCAAGGTGCTCACCGGTGGTGAGCGCAACGTCCTCGAGGGCGACCTCGCCGAGGGCTACTACGTGCAGCCCACCGTCTTCGAGGGCGACAACTCGATGCGGATCTTCCAGGAGGAGATCTTCGGTCCGGTCGTCTCGCTCACCAGCTTCGACGACGAGGCCGACGCCCTCAAGATCGCCAACGACACAATGTTCGGCCTCGGTGCCGGTCTGTGGACCCGCGACGGCTCCCGTGCCTTCCGCGCCGGCAAGGCGATCCAGGCCGGCCGGGTCTGGACCAACTGCTACCACGCCTACCCCGCGCACGCGGCGTTCGGCGGCTACAAGCAGTCCGGCATCGGCCGCGAGAACCACAAGATGATGCTCGATCACTACCAGCAGACCAAGAACCTCCTGGTCTCCTACAGCCCCGACAAGCTGGGCTTCTTCTAA
- the mftA gene encoding mycofactocin precursor MftA (Mycofactocin is a small molecule electron carrier derived from the final two amino acids, Val-Tyr, of MftA, the mycofactocin precursor. It plays a role in redox homeostasis and the metabolism of alcohols and aldehydes in Actinobacteria, including Mycobacterium tuberculosis.) produces MTDPNQDPTPETKTAALAEDELVEEVSIDGMCGVY; encoded by the coding sequence ATGACCGACCCGAACCAGGACCCCACTCCCGAGACCAAGACCGCCGCCCTCGCCGAGGACGAGCTGGTCGAGGAGGTCTCCATCGACGGCATGTGCGGCGTCTACTGA
- the mftF gene encoding mycofactocin biosynthesis glycosyltransferase MftF (Members of this protein family, MftF, are glycosyltransferases, members of PF00535 (glycosyl transferase family 2). The encoding gene is found as part of the mycofactocin cassette, in Mycobacterium tuberculosis, many other Actinobacteria, and occasional members of other lineages. Mycofactocin itself, a putative redox carrier, is a heavily modified derivative of the C-terminal Val-Tyr dipeptide of the mycofactocin precursor MftA (TIGR03969).) translates to MTLPDGFGVRLSSRTKVCDGGRSLVGGSRGSVLYLSDVAAELLDGGPVLRAHTSDAATLARSLLDRGFAEPWWPDPAGPDSDVLDVTVVVPVRDRAPDLTSLLEALPSSVPVVVVDDGSRDPDLVARVARAYGALLVVHDVNRGPAAARNSGLRHVTTPFVAFCDSDIVPDPGWLATLRRHLDDPALAMVAPRVLGPERRPGDSWVERYEQARSSLDLGPEPAAVRQQGVVAYLPSACLIARVAVLARLGSGPFDEALRCGEDVDLVWRLLAAGAGVRYEPAATVRHRHRARLGEWLGRKAFYGTSAAPLAQRHGSAVAPLVISPWSAVFAAALLAQRRWSVPVALASAAVATAGTSRQLGRSERPVRAAAILTLEGSVTVLWQTGAALTRHYWPLAALAATQSRRARRALAVAAVVDGLVDRRRVGADLDPVRYVLARRLDDLAYGSGVWLGAARARSFDALRPDVRLSRRR, encoded by the coding sequence GTGACCCTGCCGGACGGCTTCGGGGTCCGTCTGTCGTCCCGGACCAAGGTCTGTGACGGTGGCCGGTCACTGGTGGGCGGCAGCCGCGGCTCGGTGCTCTATCTCAGCGACGTCGCCGCCGAGCTGCTCGACGGCGGCCCGGTCCTGCGTGCGCACACCAGCGACGCCGCCACGCTGGCCAGGTCGCTCCTCGACAGGGGTTTCGCGGAGCCGTGGTGGCCGGACCCGGCCGGGCCCGACAGCGACGTCCTCGACGTGACCGTCGTGGTGCCGGTGCGCGACCGGGCGCCGGACCTGACCTCGTTGCTCGAGGCGCTGCCCTCATCGGTGCCGGTCGTGGTGGTCGACGACGGATCGCGCGATCCCGATCTCGTCGCCCGTGTCGCTCGTGCGTACGGCGCCTTGCTGGTCGTCCACGACGTCAATCGCGGCCCGGCGGCCGCCCGCAACTCCGGCCTGCGACACGTGACCACGCCCTTCGTCGCCTTCTGCGACTCCGACATCGTCCCCGACCCCGGCTGGCTGGCGACGCTGCGTCGGCATCTCGACGACCCAGCGCTGGCGATGGTCGCGCCGCGGGTGCTGGGTCCCGAGCGTCGCCCCGGTGACAGCTGGGTGGAGCGCTACGAACAGGCGCGGTCCTCCCTCGACCTCGGCCCCGAGCCGGCAGCGGTGCGTCAGCAGGGCGTCGTTGCCTACCTCCCGAGCGCCTGCCTGATCGCGCGCGTCGCCGTACTCGCCCGGCTCGGGTCCGGCCCCTTCGACGAGGCGCTGCGCTGCGGTGAGGACGTCGACCTGGTCTGGCGGCTGCTCGCCGCAGGCGCGGGTGTGCGCTACGAGCCGGCGGCCACCGTCCGCCATCGGCACCGCGCCCGGCTGGGGGAGTGGCTCGGACGCAAGGCCTTCTACGGCACGTCGGCGGCACCGCTGGCGCAGCGCCACGGCTCGGCGGTCGCGCCCCTCGTCATCTCGCCCTGGTCGGCCGTGTTCGCGGCCGCCCTCCTCGCCCAGCGCCGCTGGTCCGTCCCGGTCGCGCTAGCCTCGGCTGCCGTCGCGACGGCCGGCACCTCCCGTCAGCTGGGCCGCAGTGAGCGTCCCGTTCGCGCGGCGGCGATCCTGACGCTGGAGGGCAGCGTCACCGTGCTGTGGCAGACGGGCGCCGCGTTGACCCGCCACTACTGGCCGCTCGCGGCCCTGGCCGCCACCCAGTCACGCCGCGCCCGGCGCGCACTGGCCGTGGCCGCGGTGGTCGACGGACTGGTCGACCGGCGACGGGTCGGGGCCGACCTGGATCCCGTCCGCTACGTGCTGGCGCGACGGCTCGACGACCTGGCCTACGGGAGCGGCGTCTGGCTCGGCGCCGCCCGGGCGCGTTCCTTCGACGCGTTGCGCCCCGACGTACGCCTCTCTCGTCGCCGATGA
- the mdo gene encoding NDMA-dependent methanol dehydrogenase (This methanol dehydrogenase is considered a nicotinoprotein, since its NADP cofactor remains is not dissociable, but instead remains permanently bound. A member of this family has been shown to act as a formaldehyde dismutase, able to convert two molecules of formaldehyde (plus one water molecule) into one of methanol and one of formate, with no net change in its redox state. More recently, it was shown in Mycobacterium smegmatis that this enzyme is critical to ethanol utilization, for which the biosynthesis of the cofactor-like electron carrier mycofactocin is also required.): protein MQVDELLKPFPIKEFHPFPRALMGPGAHEMIGPEALKLGFRKTLVMTSGLRGTDIVHKIVESMKYHGLEVVVYDKVESNPKDYNVMDSVAMYQENECDSFVSIGGGSSHDACKGARVSVAHDGRNVNEFEGFNMSENPKNPPHIAVSTTAGTGSETSWAYVITDTTTDPDNPHKYVAFDDASVTSLAIDDPVLYFDCPVDYTAQCGFDVLAHASEPYVSRINFQPSLGNALHAIKLTSEHLRAAVWNGQDLAGREGMMYAQYIAAQAFNSGGLGIIHSTSHAISAFYDTHHGLNNAIALPRVWAFNMSAAYGRFADIAEAMGVDTRGMTKPQAADAALAASIRLLRDVGIPEKFTDITADSYSKNRLGQGPTKFYENAKVITGDKEDVDRITNHVLGDACTPGNAKECTFETVRPVIEHCMNGDLDDLLS from the coding sequence ATGCAGGTCGACGAACTGCTCAAACCGTTCCCCATCAAGGAGTTCCACCCGTTCCCTCGGGCCCTGATGGGACCCGGCGCGCACGAGATGATCGGGCCGGAGGCACTCAAGCTCGGCTTCCGCAAGACGCTCGTCATGACGTCGGGCCTGCGCGGCACCGACATCGTGCACAAGATCGTGGAGTCGATGAAGTACCACGGCCTGGAGGTCGTGGTCTACGACAAGGTCGAGTCCAACCCGAAAGACTACAACGTCATGGACTCCGTGGCGATGTATCAGGAGAACGAGTGCGACTCGTTCGTCTCCATCGGCGGCGGCTCCTCGCACGATGCCTGCAAGGGCGCTCGTGTCTCGGTGGCCCATGACGGTCGCAACGTCAACGAGTTCGAGGGCTTCAACATGTCCGAGAACCCGAAGAACCCGCCGCACATCGCGGTCTCCACCACGGCCGGCACCGGCTCGGAGACCTCGTGGGCCTACGTCATCACCGACACCACGACCGACCCGGACAACCCGCACAAGTACGTCGCCTTCGACGACGCGTCAGTCACCTCCCTGGCGATCGACGACCCGGTGCTCTACTTCGACTGCCCGGTCGACTACACCGCCCAGTGCGGCTTCGACGTGCTCGCGCACGCCAGCGAGCCGTACGTCTCCCGCATCAACTTCCAGCCGTCGCTCGGCAACGCACTGCACGCCATCAAACTGACGTCGGAGCACCTCCGGGCAGCGGTGTGGAACGGCCAGGACCTCGCCGGACGCGAGGGCATGATGTACGCGCAGTACATCGCCGCCCAGGCGTTCAACTCCGGTGGTCTCGGCATCATCCACTCGACGTCGCACGCGATCAGCGCGTTCTACGACACGCACCACGGCCTGAACAACGCCATCGCGCTGCCGCGTGTGTGGGCGTTCAACATGTCGGCGGCGTACGGCCGCTTCGCCGACATCGCCGAGGCGATGGGCGTCGACACCCGCGGCATGACCAAGCCGCAGGCAGCCGATGCGGCGCTCGCCGCCTCGATCCGGCTGCTGCGCGACGTGGGCATCCCGGAGAAGTTCACCGACATCACCGCCGACAGCTACTCGAAGAACCGGCTGGGCCAGGGCCCGACGAAGTTCTACGAGAACGCCAAGGTGATCACCGGTGACAAGGAGGACGTGGACCGCATCACCAACCACGTCCTCGGCGACGCCTGCACCCCGGGCAACGCCAAGGAGTGCACCTTCGAGACGGTTCGCCCCGTCATCGAGCACTGCATGAACGGTGACCTGGACGACCTCCTTTCCTGA
- a CDS encoding GAF domain-containing protein, with translation MGRDGMRAEVADSWHLSAAAGVDVESIEAPITLAESDLRDHRAAHPLAQVFPLLDDVLGQAARDCGAVMAVSDAAGQLLWVCGSPSTLRQAEKIGFVEGSNWDERLAGTNAPGLALRLGQPVQVRRSEHFRHSVQQWSCAASPIHDPTSSTLLGVLDITGNDDIAVPQTMAMVRAAARMAEAELARELLTRAAQPVESKAGPQVVVELLGRHEALLTIDARHSLRLSPRHSEILLLLASAPHGLSGDELAVLVYEDDGASSTLRAELNRLRNLLGDDLLASRPYRLGARVAGDWLALEAQLAAGDVRRALRDYRGPILPRSTAPGVVRLRDQLHHSLRATVLASKEPDLMSTWTRSRWGADDYDMWVAQRDALGAVSPMRSLVDGQLARLDRDLA, from the coding sequence ATGGGTCGCGACGGCATGCGCGCAGAGGTGGCAGATTCCTGGCACCTGTCGGCGGCGGCGGGCGTGGACGTGGAGAGCATCGAGGCGCCGATCACGCTGGCCGAGTCCGACCTGCGTGACCACCGGGCGGCTCATCCGCTCGCCCAGGTCTTCCCGCTGCTCGACGACGTGCTCGGCCAGGCCGCGCGGGACTGCGGTGCGGTCATGGCGGTCAGCGACGCGGCCGGCCAGCTCCTGTGGGTGTGCGGCTCTCCGTCGACGCTGCGGCAGGCCGAGAAGATCGGCTTCGTCGAGGGCTCGAACTGGGACGAGCGCCTGGCCGGCACCAACGCTCCGGGTCTCGCCCTGCGCCTCGGCCAGCCTGTCCAGGTGCGGCGGTCGGAGCACTTCCGGCACTCGGTCCAGCAGTGGAGCTGTGCGGCATCGCCGATCCACGATCCGACGTCCAGCACCCTGCTCGGGGTCCTCGACATCACCGGCAACGACGACATCGCGGTGCCGCAGACGATGGCGATGGTGCGGGCGGCGGCCCGGATGGCCGAGGCCGAGCTCGCGCGTGAACTGCTCACGCGCGCCGCGCAGCCGGTCGAGTCCAAGGCCGGTCCGCAGGTCGTGGTCGAGCTGCTCGGACGCCACGAGGCGCTGCTCACGATCGACGCGCGCCACTCGCTGCGGCTCTCCCCGCGCCATAGCGAGATCCTGCTCCTCCTCGCCTCGGCCCCGCACGGGCTCTCCGGCGACGAGCTCGCGGTCCTGGTCTACGAGGACGACGGCGCGTCCTCCACCCTGCGCGCCGAGCTCAACCGGTTGCGCAACCTCCTCGGCGACGACCTCCTCGCCTCCCGCCCCTACCGTCTCGGGGCCCGGGTCGCCGGCGACTGGCTGGCGCTCGAGGCGCAGCTGGCGGCGGGCGACGTACGCCGAGCGCTGCGCGACTATCGCGGCCCGATCCTTCCCCGGTCGACCGCGCCCGGCGTGGTCCGGCTTCGCGACCAGCTGCACCACTCGCTGCGTGCCACGGTGCTGGCGAGCAAGGAACCCGACCTGATGTCGACGTGGACGCGCTCTCGGTGGGGCGCGGACGACTACGACATGTGGGTGGCGCAGCGCGATGCCCTCGGCGCGGTGTCGCCGATGCGTTCGCTGGTCGACGGGCAGCTCGCGCGCCTCGACCGCGACCTGGCCTGA
- a CDS encoding DUF779 domain-containing protein: MLERVAVTGEAAEMIRRLTEAHGPVMFHQSGGCCDGSSPMCYPDGEFRTGDSDILLGELAVGLDRDVPVWMSKTQFEYWQHTHLTIDVVKGRGAGFSLEAPEGVRFLIRSRLFTDEESATVNG; encoded by the coding sequence ATGCTCGAACGAGTAGCGGTGACAGGTGAGGCGGCGGAGATGATCCGCCGCCTCACCGAGGCGCACGGCCCGGTGATGTTCCACCAGTCCGGTGGCTGCTGCGACGGGTCGTCGCCGATGTGCTACCCCGACGGCGAGTTCCGCACCGGCGACTCCGACATCCTGCTCGGCGAACTTGCTGTCGGGCTCGACCGCGACGTGCCCGTCTGGATGTCGAAGACCCAGTTCGAGTACTGGCAGCACACCCACCTCACCATCGATGTCGTCAAGGGCCGCGGCGCCGGCTTCTCCCTCGAGGCACCCGAGGGCGTGCGGTTCCTGATCCGATCACGTCTATTTACGGACGAGGAGTCCGCCACGGTCAACGGCTGA
- the mftE gene encoding mycofactocin biosynthesis peptidyl-dipeptidase MftE: MGASSAGEPSRRLGLGGARWPTIEGDPPLVLVPIGSLEQHGPHLPLATDSMLACAATREVAVRLDAAGVRVLVAPALAYGASGEHEDFPGTISIGHEALHLLLVELGRSACRWAKGLVFVNGHGGNVPTVVSAVTTLRDEGRPAAWTGFGVLGGDAHAGRTETSMLRNLAPWTVRMDLAEAGATEPIDQLMPRLRSVGVRTVSPNGVLGDPTGSSPDEGRRLFDVLVNRLHRELTVLDVGNDGRLRRPERSSVRS, translated from the coding sequence ATGGGTGCGAGCTCGGCCGGCGAGCCCAGTCGACGCCTCGGCCTCGGCGGGGCGCGCTGGCCAACGATCGAGGGCGACCCGCCGCTGGTGCTCGTACCCATCGGATCGCTCGAGCAGCACGGCCCGCACCTCCCGCTGGCGACGGACTCGATGCTGGCGTGTGCAGCGACCCGGGAGGTCGCCGTACGACTGGATGCTGCTGGTGTGCGCGTGCTGGTGGCGCCCGCTCTTGCGTATGGCGCCAGCGGCGAGCACGAGGACTTCCCGGGGACCATCTCGATCGGCCACGAGGCGCTCCATCTGCTGCTGGTCGAGCTCGGCCGATCGGCCTGCCGGTGGGCCAAGGGGTTGGTGTTCGTCAACGGTCACGGCGGCAATGTGCCCACGGTGGTGAGCGCCGTGACCACCCTGCGCGACGAGGGCCGCCCCGCCGCCTGGACAGGGTTCGGGGTGCTGGGCGGCGACGCGCACGCCGGCCGCACGGAGACCTCAATGCTGCGCAACCTGGCGCCGTGGACCGTGCGCATGGACCTCGCCGAGGCCGGGGCCACCGAGCCCATCGACCAGTTGATGCCGCGGCTGCGCAGCGTCGGCGTCCGCACCGTGTCGCCCAACGGCGTCCTCGGTGACCCGACCGGCAGCTCCCCGGACGAGGGCCGGCGACTCTTCGACGTGCTGGTGAACCGGCTGCATCGTGAGCTGACCGTTCTGGACGTCGGCAACGACGGCCGACTCCGGCGTCCCGAGCGCAGCAGCGTCAGATCGTGA